A genomic region of Dermochelys coriacea isolate rDerCor1 chromosome 18, rDerCor1.pri.v4, whole genome shotgun sequence contains the following coding sequences:
- the TMEM240 gene encoding transmembrane protein 240 isoform X2, whose product MDMNALLDRFHNYILPHLRGEDRVCHCNCGRHHVHYVIPYDGDQSVVDSSENYFVTDNVTKQEIDLMLGLLLGFCISWFLVWMDGVLHYAVRAWRTSRRYDNSWSWIPKFCNLKEFRKRQHRQYEEAAGNMVHIKQKLYHNGHPSPRHL is encoded by the exons ATGGACATGAATGCGCTGTTGGACCGGTTTCACAATTACATCTTACCGCATTTAAGAGGAGAAGATCGAGTTTGCCACTGCAACTGTGGAAG GCATCATGTACATTACGTTATTCCATACGACGGGGACCAATCGGTGGTGGACTCCTCGGAGAATTACTTTGTGACTGACAATGTAACCAAGCAGGAGATTGATCTGATGCTGGGACTTTTGCTGGGCTTTTGTATAAGCTGGTTTCTGGTGTGGATGGATGGAGTTCTCCATTATGCTGTGCGAGCCTGGAGAACCAGCCGACGGTACG ACAATTCTTGGTCTTGGATTCCGAAATTTTGTAACTTGAAGGAGTTCAGGAAACGTCAGCACAGGCAGTACGAGGAGGCGGCCGGGAACATGGTGCACATCAAACAGAAGCTGTACCATAATGGACATCCCAGCCCCCGACACCTCTGA
- the TMEM240 gene encoding transmembrane protein 240 isoform X1, with translation MNANTMIFMILGASIVMAIACLMDMNALLDRFHNYILPHLRGEDRVCHCNCGRHHVHYVIPYDGDQSVVDSSENYFVTDNVTKQEIDLMLGLLLGFCISWFLVWMDGVLHYAVRAWRTSRRYDNSWSWIPKFCNLKEFRKRQHRQYEEAAGNMVHIKQKLYHNGHPSPRHL, from the exons ATGAATGCAAACACCATGATTTTCATGATCCTGGGTGCCTCTATCGTTATG GCAATAGCTTGCTTGATGGACATGAATGCGCTGTTGGACCGGTTTCACAATTACATCTTACCGCATTTAAGAGGAGAAGATCGAGTTTGCCACTGCAACTGTGGAAG GCATCATGTACATTACGTTATTCCATACGACGGGGACCAATCGGTGGTGGACTCCTCGGAGAATTACTTTGTGACTGACAATGTAACCAAGCAGGAGATTGATCTGATGCTGGGACTTTTGCTGGGCTTTTGTATAAGCTGGTTTCTGGTGTGGATGGATGGAGTTCTCCATTATGCTGTGCGAGCCTGGAGAACCAGCCGACGGTACG ACAATTCTTGGTCTTGGATTCCGAAATTTTGTAACTTGAAGGAGTTCAGGAAACGTCAGCACAGGCAGTACGAGGAGGCGGCCGGGAACATGGTGCACATCAAACAGAAGCTGTACCATAATGGACATCCCAGCCCCCGACACCTCTGA